In Silene latifolia isolate original U9 population chromosome X, ASM4854445v1, whole genome shotgun sequence, the following proteins share a genomic window:
- the LOC141622516 gene encoding high-affinity nitrate transporter 3.1-like: MAVRGSILVAVFLCSLVAVCYGEEIKLSKLPETLSVESTPPKGNLQAGVDKITVKWTLTKPGEDTKYSKVSVKLCYRKESQIDRPWRKTEDELFKDKTCAHDIVTKPYSAPGNNTTEYLVMKDVPTGHYFIRAYAVDASGAKVAYGQDKNIDLFVTAITGRHASIDIAAAIFSGFSVISLAFFFYLEKKKSKRAT; this comes from the exons ATGGCGGTTCGAGGATCGATATTGGTTGCCGTGTTTTTGTGTTCTTTGGTGGCGGTTTGCTATGGTGAAGAAATCAAGTTGTCTAAACTTCCGGAGACTCTTAGTGTTGAAAGTACTCCTCCAAAAG GAAATCTCCAAGCTGGAGTGGACAAAATAACAGTAAAATGGACACTAACCAAACCCGGCGAAGACACAAAATACAGCAAAGTATCAGTAAAACTCTGCTACAGAAAAGAGAGCCAAATCGACCGGCCATGGAGGAAAACAGAAGACGAATTATTCAAAGACAAAACCTGCGCACACGACATCGTTACGAAACCATACTCCGCACCTGGAAATAACACTACAGAGTATTTAGTCATGAAAGACGTTCCTACAGGACATTACTTTATTAGAGCCTACGCTGTCGACGCTTCTGGTGCTAAAGTTGCTTATGGTCAGGATAAGAATATTGATTTGTTCGTCACTGCCATTACTGGCCGTCACGCTTCAATTGATATTGCTGCAGCGATTTTCTCCGGTTTCTCTGTTATTTCGCTCGCGTTTTTCTTCTACTTGGAGAAGAAGAAGTCCAAGCGAGCTACTTAA
- the LOC141622518 gene encoding manganese-dependent ADP-ribose/CDP-alcohol diphosphatase-like, with product MGLITAHGKQPLFSFGVISDVQYADIPDGRSFLGVPRYYRHSVLVLQRAVQKWNDSQNLNFSVNFGDIVDGFCPKDQSLSAIKKIAFEFQKFNGPVYHMIGNHCLYNLPREQLLPLLNIHSDNSCAYYDFSPTPNYRFVVLDGYDISAIGWPKDHPKALQAMRILDEKNPNSEKNSPSGLEGFEKRFLMFNGAVGKEQLEWLDHVLQDATKLKQKVIICCHLPLDPGASSSEALLWNYDEVMNLIHKYKCVKVCLSGHDHKGGYSIDSHGIHHRVLEAALECPPGFDAFGHVDVYEDRVSLIGTDRMQSTDMIFDS from the coding sequence ATGGGTTTGATCACTGCTCACGGGAAACAACCCCTTTTCTCCTTTGGGGTCATATCAGATGTTCAGTATGCTGATATTCCTGATGGTCGCTCCTTCCTTGGTGTGCCTCGATATTATAGACATAGTGTACTTGTGCTGCAAAGGGCAGTTCAGAAATGGAATGACtcccaaaatttgaatttttccgTCAACTTCGGTGACATTGTTGATGGGTTTTGCCCAAAAGATCAATCTCTTAGTGCTATAAAAAAGATTGCTTTCGAGTTTCAGAAGTTCAATGGTCCCGTATATCATATGATTGGCAATCACTGCCTCTATAATCTTCCTCGTGAACAGCTACTCCCATTATTGAACATTCATAGTGATAACAGTTGTGCATACTACGATTTTTCTCCAACCCCTAATTACAGATTCGTAGTTCTTGATGGCTATGACATTAGTGCAATTGGTTGGCCAAAAGACCATCCAAAAGCATTACAAGCAATGAGAATTCTCGATGAGAAAAACCCCAACTCTGAAAAGAATAGTCCTTCTGGACTCGAAGGGTTTGAAAAACGGTTTTTGATGTTCAATGGAGCTGTCGGGAAAGAGCAATTGGAATGGCTAGATCACGTTCTCCAAGACGCAACCAAGCTCAAACAAAAAGTGATCATCTGTTGCCATCTGCCTTTGGATCCCGGTGCATCATCATCAGAAGCACTTTTGTGGAATTACGACGAAGTGATGAAtttgatacacaagtacaagtgtgTGAAAGTCTGCCTCTCGGGTCATGATCACAAAGGGGGTTACTCGATTGATTCTCACGGGATCCATCATCGGGTTTTGGAAGCAGCGCTCGAGTGCCCTCCTGGCTTTGATGCATTTGGGCATGTAGATGTTTACGAAGACCGGGTATCACTTATTGGTACTGATAGGATGCAAAGCACGGACATGATTTTTGATTCTTGA